A stretch of the Bdellovibrio sp. 22V genome encodes the following:
- a CDS encoding heavy metal-associated domain-containing protein, giving the protein MKKALIFAALLISQTALAETITYNVEGMHCGSCAKAIQAQVCKMDGLEKCEVSVGKVVISPKAGINFSQEQIQAAISKAGEYKVTGSSKSK; this is encoded by the coding sequence ATGAAAAAGGCCCTTATTTTCGCCGCTCTTTTGATCTCTCAAACAGCTTTGGCTGAAACTATCACTTACAACGTTGAAGGCATGCACTGCGGTTCTTGCGCGAAAGCGATTCAAGCCCAAGTTTGCAAAATGGACGGTCTAGAAAAATGTGAAGTGAGTGTTGGAAAAGTCGTGATCTCTCCAAAAGCAGGTATCAACTTTTCTCAGGAACAAATCCAAGCAGCGATTTCTAAAGCTGGTGAATACAAAGTCACAGGCTCTTCAAAATCCAAATAA
- a CDS encoding response regulator — MSKNNLTSPPALAGDVGAKICHNKNVMANDSLVLSKGKLLIIDDESELREVLMALLEESASEICQASNGLEGIDLLKARKFDAVLSDEKMPKKSGLEVLKWMRENGLNIPFIIHTGYGQKEMVIEAQRLGVYAFIDKPWDERTLIRTVEEALRSGMGQQKS, encoded by the coding sequence TTGAGTAAAAATAATTTGACCAGCCCACCGGCGCTTGCCGGTGACGTTGGCGCGAAAATTTGTCATAATAAAAATGTTATGGCGAATGATTCTCTGGTTCTCTCTAAAGGTAAATTGCTTATCATCGACGATGAAAGTGAATTGCGCGAAGTGCTTATGGCTCTCCTGGAAGAGTCCGCTTCAGAGATTTGCCAAGCCTCCAACGGCCTTGAGGGTATCGATCTCTTAAAAGCCCGGAAATTCGATGCGGTTCTCTCGGATGAAAAGATGCCGAAGAAATCGGGTCTTGAGGTTTTAAAATGGATGCGCGAAAACGGCCTGAATATTCCCTTCATCATCCATACGGGCTATGGACAAAAAGAAATGGTCATAGAGGCGCAACGCCTGGGCGTCTATGCCTTTATTGACAAACCTTGGGACGAAAGAACGCTGATTCGCACGGTTGAAGAGGCTTTGCGCTCCGGCATGGGGCAACAGAAAAGCTAA